From Oncorhynchus keta strain PuntledgeMale-10-30-2019 chromosome 25, Oket_V2, whole genome shotgun sequence, one genomic window encodes:
- the sorbs3 gene encoding vinexin isoform X3 — MQSQHRVDILDHLNGSRIVFSDDGPPSSQQHHLSPPDLTQEVVVISPGLPTPLLSPFHSTRLPPVELIKANKTVKVSEVNGSDPLTDPLRFGSYYGPAQSNGGLSNGVQTRGSSTLPRRVATREERLIKFSGIGPVDETGMPIASRSSVNKPKDWYRSMFRQIHKKPEETDEDSERWSAERSRALAADSAGGHQTQTHLDNYGALPDWSELGVEDKLSDRWGEPPQPRSIFDFEPGQSTTSEVHSQLQSQPAQKPQQPPIQLAQQPPIQLAQHRPTEKPWSPIEKPSKPSAFEESLLSELSCFEAELDSDIQGLERRLSQKKQTRRGRGEGARNADPGTSAGTGTTQDNSSLSGAKQPLHPPIVPTTAVSQRADPSPTHERLSPAPEVMEFPPKRQEKQMKAARAKFNFQAQSPKELSLQKGDIVYILRQVDANWFEGEHHGRAGIFPTTYVEIVPPTEKPTPIKSPTIQVLDYGQAVALFTFNADLPVELSFRKGEVISVTRRVDDRWLEGRVPGTTRSGIFPTNYVQVNKLPRTKSSSDDYPVCPMSPTSPEPMSPGRPLHSPCSPLTRSPRSLTPSSRSPEPGFSPLKPSSPISHGTVASHSRSSLQPSLSKEAPNHWPHPTSGPASPTPQSNHWGGAQPALHNSIGRADSPSNQMSPSAHRGGAAPNNIPKTKTTNNAGSTVVQRQPYKAVYNYNPQNRDELELREGDIIQVMEKCDDGWFVDQ; from the exons ATGCAGTCTCAG CATCGTGTGGACATCCTGGACCATCTGAACGGCTCTCGTATCGTCTTCTCTGACGATGGCCCTCCCTCCAGCCAGCAGCATCACCTGTCCCCTCCAgacctgacccaggaggtggtGGTCATCTCCCCGGGGCTCCCCACCCCCCTTCTCAGCCCCTTCCATTCCACAAGACTGCCACCCGTGGAGCTCATTAAGGCAAACAAAACTGTTAAG GTTTCAGAGGTCAATGGGAGTGACCCTCTTACCGACCCTCTTCGTTTTGGATCATACTATGGCCCTGCTCAATCAAATG GGGGTCTTTCTAATGGAGTCCAGACCAGGGGCTCTTCCACTCTGCCACGCAGGGTTGCTACAAGGGAGGAGCGCCTCATCAAGTTCTCTGGGATCGGCCCAGTGGATGAAACAGGGATGCCCATCGCCTCAAGATCA AGCGTGAACAAGCCCAAAGACTGGTACAGAAGCATGTTCAGGCAGATCCACAAGAAGCCAGAAG AAACTGACGAGGACTCTGAGCGATGGTCTGCTGAAC GGAGCCGGGCCCTTGCTGCTGACTCAGCCGGTGGGCATCAGACTCAGACCCATTTGGACAATTACGGAGCCCTCCCTGACTG GAGTGAGCTGGGGGTTGAAGATAAGCTTTCAGACCGATGGGGGGAGCCACCACAACCCAGGAGCATATTTGACTTTGAACCTGGACAGAGCACCACCTCAGAGGTCCACAGCCAG CTTCAGAGTCAGCCAGCCCAGAAGCCCCAGCAGCCTCCCATACAGCTGGCCCAGCAGCCTCCGATACAGCTGGCCCAGCACAGACCCACAGAGAAACCCTGGTCCCCCATAGAGAAGCCGTCTAAGCCATCCGCTTTCGAG GAGTCTCTGCTCTCTGAGCTGAGCTGTTTTGAGGCTGAGTTGGACTCGGACATCCAGGGCCTGGAGAGGAGGCTTTCCCAGAAGAAGCAGACGCGGCGAGGCCGGGGTGAG GGTGCCAGGAATGCTGATCCAGGAACTTCTGCAGGGACagggacaacacaggacaacag CTCTTTGAGTGGAGCAAAGCaacctctccatcctcccatTGTCCCCACAACAGCTGTTTCTCAGAGGGCAGACCCTAGTCCCACACATG AACGCCTCTCCCCTGCACCTGAAGTCATGGAGTTCCCACCCAAAAGACAGGAGAAGCAG atgaaagCAGCAAGAGCCAAGTTCAATTTCCAGGCTCAGTCCCCCAA GGAACTGTCTCTACAGAAGGGAGATATTGTTTACATCCTCAGGCAGGTAGACGCTAACTGGTTTGAAGGAGAGCATCATGGGAGAGCCGGTATCTTCCCCACAACCTATGTGGAG ATTGTCCCTCCTACAGAGAAGCCCACACCCATCAAGTCTCCCACCATCCAGGTGCTGGATTACGGACAGGCAGTGGCTCTGTTCACCTTCAATGCAGACCTGCCTGTTGAGCTGTCCTTCCGTAAA GGCGAGGTGATCAGTGTAACCAGGCGTGTGGATGACAGGTGGTTGGAGGGCCGGGTACCAGGGACTACCAGGAGTGGCATCTTCCCCACCAACTATGTCCAGGTTAACAAGTTGCCCCGCACCAAATCATCCTCTGACGACTACCCAGTTTGCCCCATGTCACCCACATCCCCAGAGCCAATGAGTCCAGGGCGTCCTCTACACTCACCCTGCTCTCCTTTGACCCGCTCGCCTCGGAGTCTGACCCCCTCCTCCCGCAGCCCTGAACCAGGATTTTCCCCCCTGAAGCCATCCTCACCCATATCCCATGGGACAGTAGCTTCCCATTCACGTTCATCCCTCCAGCCCTCACTATCTAAAGAAgcacccaatcactggccacacCCCACTTCTGGGCCTGCCTCCCCCACCCCCCAGAGCAACCACTGGGGAGGAGCACAACCGGCTTTGCACAACTCCATTGGCAGAGCTGATTCACCATCCAATCAGATGTCCCCATCTGCCCACAGGGGAGGAGCAGCCCCGAACAACATCCCCAAAACAAAAACGACCAACAATGCTGGCTCAACAGTAGTGCAACGCCAACC ATACAAAGCAGTTTACAACTACAACCCACAGAACAGAGATGAGCTGGAACTGAGAGAGGGGGACATCATACAAGTGATGGAGAAGTGTGATGATGGCTGGTTTGTAG ATCAATAA
- the sorbs3 gene encoding vinexin isoform X1, translating to MQSQHRVDILDHLNGSRIVFSDDGPPSSQQHHLSPPDLTQEVVVISPGLPTPLLSPFHSTRLPPVELIKANKTVKVSEVNGSDPLTDPLRFGSYYGPAQSNGGLSNGVQTRGSSTLPRRVATREERLIKFSGIGPVDETGMPIASRSSVNKPKDWYRSMFRQIHKKPEETDEDSERWSAERSRALAADSAGGHQTQTHLDNYGALPDWSELGVEDKLSDRWGEPPQPRSIFDFEPGQSTTSEVHSQLQSQPAQKPQQPPIQLAQQPPIQLAQHRPTEKPWSPIEKPSKPSAFEESLLSELSCFEAELDSDIQGLERRLSQKKQTRRGRGEGARNADPGTSAGTGTTQDNSSLSGAKQPLHPPIVPTTAVSQRADPSPTHERLSPAPEVMEFPPKRQEKQMKAARAKFNFQAQSPKELSLQKGDIVYILRQVDANWFEGEHHGRAGIFPTTYVEIVPPTEKPTPIKSPTIQVLDYGQAVALFTFNADLPVELSFRKGEVISVTRRVDDRWLEGRVPGTTRSGIFPTNYVQVNKLPRTKSSSDDYPVCPMSPTSPEPMSPGRPLHSPCSPLTRSPRSLTPSSRSPEPGFSPLKPSSPISHGTVASHSRSSLQPSLSKEAPNHWPHPTSGPASPTPQSNHWGGAQPALHNSIGRADSPSNQMSPSAHRGGAAPNNIPKTKTTNNAGSTVVQRQPYKAVYNYNPQNRDELELREGDIIQVMEKCDDGWFVGTSERTHAFGTFPGNYVTAV from the exons ATGCAGTCTCAG CATCGTGTGGACATCCTGGACCATCTGAACGGCTCTCGTATCGTCTTCTCTGACGATGGCCCTCCCTCCAGCCAGCAGCATCACCTGTCCCCTCCAgacctgacccaggaggtggtGGTCATCTCCCCGGGGCTCCCCACCCCCCTTCTCAGCCCCTTCCATTCCACAAGACTGCCACCCGTGGAGCTCATTAAGGCAAACAAAACTGTTAAG GTTTCAGAGGTCAATGGGAGTGACCCTCTTACCGACCCTCTTCGTTTTGGATCATACTATGGCCCTGCTCAATCAAATG GGGGTCTTTCTAATGGAGTCCAGACCAGGGGCTCTTCCACTCTGCCACGCAGGGTTGCTACAAGGGAGGAGCGCCTCATCAAGTTCTCTGGGATCGGCCCAGTGGATGAAACAGGGATGCCCATCGCCTCAAGATCA AGCGTGAACAAGCCCAAAGACTGGTACAGAAGCATGTTCAGGCAGATCCACAAGAAGCCAGAAG AAACTGACGAGGACTCTGAGCGATGGTCTGCTGAAC GGAGCCGGGCCCTTGCTGCTGACTCAGCCGGTGGGCATCAGACTCAGACCCATTTGGACAATTACGGAGCCCTCCCTGACTG GAGTGAGCTGGGGGTTGAAGATAAGCTTTCAGACCGATGGGGGGAGCCACCACAACCCAGGAGCATATTTGACTTTGAACCTGGACAGAGCACCACCTCAGAGGTCCACAGCCAG CTTCAGAGTCAGCCAGCCCAGAAGCCCCAGCAGCCTCCCATACAGCTGGCCCAGCAGCCTCCGATACAGCTGGCCCAGCACAGACCCACAGAGAAACCCTGGTCCCCCATAGAGAAGCCGTCTAAGCCATCCGCTTTCGAG GAGTCTCTGCTCTCTGAGCTGAGCTGTTTTGAGGCTGAGTTGGACTCGGACATCCAGGGCCTGGAGAGGAGGCTTTCCCAGAAGAAGCAGACGCGGCGAGGCCGGGGTGAG GGTGCCAGGAATGCTGATCCAGGAACTTCTGCAGGGACagggacaacacaggacaacag CTCTTTGAGTGGAGCAAAGCaacctctccatcctcccatTGTCCCCACAACAGCTGTTTCTCAGAGGGCAGACCCTAGTCCCACACATG AACGCCTCTCCCCTGCACCTGAAGTCATGGAGTTCCCACCCAAAAGACAGGAGAAGCAG atgaaagCAGCAAGAGCCAAGTTCAATTTCCAGGCTCAGTCCCCCAA GGAACTGTCTCTACAGAAGGGAGATATTGTTTACATCCTCAGGCAGGTAGACGCTAACTGGTTTGAAGGAGAGCATCATGGGAGAGCCGGTATCTTCCCCACAACCTATGTGGAG ATTGTCCCTCCTACAGAGAAGCCCACACCCATCAAGTCTCCCACCATCCAGGTGCTGGATTACGGACAGGCAGTGGCTCTGTTCACCTTCAATGCAGACCTGCCTGTTGAGCTGTCCTTCCGTAAA GGCGAGGTGATCAGTGTAACCAGGCGTGTGGATGACAGGTGGTTGGAGGGCCGGGTACCAGGGACTACCAGGAGTGGCATCTTCCCCACCAACTATGTCCAGGTTAACAAGTTGCCCCGCACCAAATCATCCTCTGACGACTACCCAGTTTGCCCCATGTCACCCACATCCCCAGAGCCAATGAGTCCAGGGCGTCCTCTACACTCACCCTGCTCTCCTTTGACCCGCTCGCCTCGGAGTCTGACCCCCTCCTCCCGCAGCCCTGAACCAGGATTTTCCCCCCTGAAGCCATCCTCACCCATATCCCATGGGACAGTAGCTTCCCATTCACGTTCATCCCTCCAGCCCTCACTATCTAAAGAAgcacccaatcactggccacacCCCACTTCTGGGCCTGCCTCCCCCACCCCCCAGAGCAACCACTGGGGAGGAGCACAACCGGCTTTGCACAACTCCATTGGCAGAGCTGATTCACCATCCAATCAGATGTCCCCATCTGCCCACAGGGGAGGAGCAGCCCCGAACAACATCCCCAAAACAAAAACGACCAACAATGCTGGCTCAACAGTAGTGCAACGCCAACC ATACAAAGCAGTTTACAACTACAACCCACAGAACAGAGATGAGCTGGAACTGAGAGAGGGGGACATCATACAAGTGATGGAGAAGTGTGATGATGGCTGGTTTGTAG GTACGTCAGAAAGGACACATGCCTTTGGGACTTTCCCAGGGAACTATGTCACAGCAGTGTAA
- the sorbs3 gene encoding vinexin isoform X2, whose product MQSQHRVDILDHLNGSRIVFSDDGPPSSQQHHLSPPDLTQEVVVISPGLPTPLLSPFHSTRLPPVELIKVSEVNGSDPLTDPLRFGSYYGPAQSNGGLSNGVQTRGSSTLPRRVATREERLIKFSGIGPVDETGMPIASRSSVNKPKDWYRSMFRQIHKKPEETDEDSERWSAERSRALAADSAGGHQTQTHLDNYGALPDWSELGVEDKLSDRWGEPPQPRSIFDFEPGQSTTSEVHSQLQSQPAQKPQQPPIQLAQQPPIQLAQHRPTEKPWSPIEKPSKPSAFEESLLSELSCFEAELDSDIQGLERRLSQKKQTRRGRGEGARNADPGTSAGTGTTQDNSSLSGAKQPLHPPIVPTTAVSQRADPSPTHERLSPAPEVMEFPPKRQEKQMKAARAKFNFQAQSPKELSLQKGDIVYILRQVDANWFEGEHHGRAGIFPTTYVEIVPPTEKPTPIKSPTIQVLDYGQAVALFTFNADLPVELSFRKGEVISVTRRVDDRWLEGRVPGTTRSGIFPTNYVQVNKLPRTKSSSDDYPVCPMSPTSPEPMSPGRPLHSPCSPLTRSPRSLTPSSRSPEPGFSPLKPSSPISHGTVASHSRSSLQPSLSKEAPNHWPHPTSGPASPTPQSNHWGGAQPALHNSIGRADSPSNQMSPSAHRGGAAPNNIPKTKTTNNAGSTVVQRQPYKAVYNYNPQNRDELELREGDIIQVMEKCDDGWFVGTSERTHAFGTFPGNYVTAV is encoded by the exons ATGCAGTCTCAG CATCGTGTGGACATCCTGGACCATCTGAACGGCTCTCGTATCGTCTTCTCTGACGATGGCCCTCCCTCCAGCCAGCAGCATCACCTGTCCCCTCCAgacctgacccaggaggtggtGGTCATCTCCCCGGGGCTCCCCACCCCCCTTCTCAGCCCCTTCCATTCCACAAGACTGCCACCCGTGGAGCTCATTAAG GTTTCAGAGGTCAATGGGAGTGACCCTCTTACCGACCCTCTTCGTTTTGGATCATACTATGGCCCTGCTCAATCAAATG GGGGTCTTTCTAATGGAGTCCAGACCAGGGGCTCTTCCACTCTGCCACGCAGGGTTGCTACAAGGGAGGAGCGCCTCATCAAGTTCTCTGGGATCGGCCCAGTGGATGAAACAGGGATGCCCATCGCCTCAAGATCA AGCGTGAACAAGCCCAAAGACTGGTACAGAAGCATGTTCAGGCAGATCCACAAGAAGCCAGAAG AAACTGACGAGGACTCTGAGCGATGGTCTGCTGAAC GGAGCCGGGCCCTTGCTGCTGACTCAGCCGGTGGGCATCAGACTCAGACCCATTTGGACAATTACGGAGCCCTCCCTGACTG GAGTGAGCTGGGGGTTGAAGATAAGCTTTCAGACCGATGGGGGGAGCCACCACAACCCAGGAGCATATTTGACTTTGAACCTGGACAGAGCACCACCTCAGAGGTCCACAGCCAG CTTCAGAGTCAGCCAGCCCAGAAGCCCCAGCAGCCTCCCATACAGCTGGCCCAGCAGCCTCCGATACAGCTGGCCCAGCACAGACCCACAGAGAAACCCTGGTCCCCCATAGAGAAGCCGTCTAAGCCATCCGCTTTCGAG GAGTCTCTGCTCTCTGAGCTGAGCTGTTTTGAGGCTGAGTTGGACTCGGACATCCAGGGCCTGGAGAGGAGGCTTTCCCAGAAGAAGCAGACGCGGCGAGGCCGGGGTGAG GGTGCCAGGAATGCTGATCCAGGAACTTCTGCAGGGACagggacaacacaggacaacag CTCTTTGAGTGGAGCAAAGCaacctctccatcctcccatTGTCCCCACAACAGCTGTTTCTCAGAGGGCAGACCCTAGTCCCACACATG AACGCCTCTCCCCTGCACCTGAAGTCATGGAGTTCCCACCCAAAAGACAGGAGAAGCAG atgaaagCAGCAAGAGCCAAGTTCAATTTCCAGGCTCAGTCCCCCAA GGAACTGTCTCTACAGAAGGGAGATATTGTTTACATCCTCAGGCAGGTAGACGCTAACTGGTTTGAAGGAGAGCATCATGGGAGAGCCGGTATCTTCCCCACAACCTATGTGGAG ATTGTCCCTCCTACAGAGAAGCCCACACCCATCAAGTCTCCCACCATCCAGGTGCTGGATTACGGACAGGCAGTGGCTCTGTTCACCTTCAATGCAGACCTGCCTGTTGAGCTGTCCTTCCGTAAA GGCGAGGTGATCAGTGTAACCAGGCGTGTGGATGACAGGTGGTTGGAGGGCCGGGTACCAGGGACTACCAGGAGTGGCATCTTCCCCACCAACTATGTCCAGGTTAACAAGTTGCCCCGCACCAAATCATCCTCTGACGACTACCCAGTTTGCCCCATGTCACCCACATCCCCAGAGCCAATGAGTCCAGGGCGTCCTCTACACTCACCCTGCTCTCCTTTGACCCGCTCGCCTCGGAGTCTGACCCCCTCCTCCCGCAGCCCTGAACCAGGATTTTCCCCCCTGAAGCCATCCTCACCCATATCCCATGGGACAGTAGCTTCCCATTCACGTTCATCCCTCCAGCCCTCACTATCTAAAGAAgcacccaatcactggccacacCCCACTTCTGGGCCTGCCTCCCCCACCCCCCAGAGCAACCACTGGGGAGGAGCACAACCGGCTTTGCACAACTCCATTGGCAGAGCTGATTCACCATCCAATCAGATGTCCCCATCTGCCCACAGGGGAGGAGCAGCCCCGAACAACATCCCCAAAACAAAAACGACCAACAATGCTGGCTCAACAGTAGTGCAACGCCAACC ATACAAAGCAGTTTACAACTACAACCCACAGAACAGAGATGAGCTGGAACTGAGAGAGGGGGACATCATACAAGTGATGGAGAAGTGTGATGATGGCTGGTTTGTAG GTACGTCAGAAAGGACACATGCCTTTGGGACTTTCCCAGGGAACTATGTCACAGCAGTGTAA
- the sorbs3 gene encoding vinexin isoform X4: MQSQHRVDILDHLNGSRIVFSDDGPPSSQQHHLSPPDLTQEVVVISPGLPTPLLSPFHSTRLPPVELIKANKTVKVSEVNGSDPLTDPLRFGSYYGPAQSNGGLSNGVQTRGSSTLPRRVATREERLIKFSGIGPVDETGMPIASRSSVNKPKDWYRSMFRQIHKKPEETDEDSERWSAERSRALAADSAGGHQTQTHLDNYGALPDWSELGVEDKLSDRWGEPPQPRSIFDFEPGQSTTSEVHSQLQSQPAQKPQQPPIQLAQQPPIQLAQHRPTEKPWSPIEKPSKPSAFEGARNADPGTSAGTGTTQDNSSLSGAKQPLHPPIVPTTAVSQRADPSPTHERLSPAPEVMEFPPKRQEKQMKAARAKFNFQAQSPKELSLQKGDIVYILRQVDANWFEGEHHGRAGIFPTTYVEIVPPTEKPTPIKSPTIQVLDYGQAVALFTFNADLPVELSFRKGEVISVTRRVDDRWLEGRVPGTTRSGIFPTNYVQVNKLPRTKSSSDDYPVCPMSPTSPEPMSPGRPLHSPCSPLTRSPRSLTPSSRSPEPGFSPLKPSSPISHGTVASHSRSSLQPSLSKEAPNHWPHPTSGPASPTPQSNHWGGAQPALHNSIGRADSPSNQMSPSAHRGGAAPNNIPKTKTTNNAGSTVVQRQPYKAVYNYNPQNRDELELREGDIIQVMEKCDDGWFVGTSERTHAFGTFPGNYVTAV; the protein is encoded by the exons ATGCAGTCTCAG CATCGTGTGGACATCCTGGACCATCTGAACGGCTCTCGTATCGTCTTCTCTGACGATGGCCCTCCCTCCAGCCAGCAGCATCACCTGTCCCCTCCAgacctgacccaggaggtggtGGTCATCTCCCCGGGGCTCCCCACCCCCCTTCTCAGCCCCTTCCATTCCACAAGACTGCCACCCGTGGAGCTCATTAAGGCAAACAAAACTGTTAAG GTTTCAGAGGTCAATGGGAGTGACCCTCTTACCGACCCTCTTCGTTTTGGATCATACTATGGCCCTGCTCAATCAAATG GGGGTCTTTCTAATGGAGTCCAGACCAGGGGCTCTTCCACTCTGCCACGCAGGGTTGCTACAAGGGAGGAGCGCCTCATCAAGTTCTCTGGGATCGGCCCAGTGGATGAAACAGGGATGCCCATCGCCTCAAGATCA AGCGTGAACAAGCCCAAAGACTGGTACAGAAGCATGTTCAGGCAGATCCACAAGAAGCCAGAAG AAACTGACGAGGACTCTGAGCGATGGTCTGCTGAAC GGAGCCGGGCCCTTGCTGCTGACTCAGCCGGTGGGCATCAGACTCAGACCCATTTGGACAATTACGGAGCCCTCCCTGACTG GAGTGAGCTGGGGGTTGAAGATAAGCTTTCAGACCGATGGGGGGAGCCACCACAACCCAGGAGCATATTTGACTTTGAACCTGGACAGAGCACCACCTCAGAGGTCCACAGCCAG CTTCAGAGTCAGCCAGCCCAGAAGCCCCAGCAGCCTCCCATACAGCTGGCCCAGCAGCCTCCGATACAGCTGGCCCAGCACAGACCCACAGAGAAACCCTGGTCCCCCATAGAGAAGCCGTCTAAGCCATCCGCTTTCGAG GGTGCCAGGAATGCTGATCCAGGAACTTCTGCAGGGACagggacaacacaggacaacag CTCTTTGAGTGGAGCAAAGCaacctctccatcctcccatTGTCCCCACAACAGCTGTTTCTCAGAGGGCAGACCCTAGTCCCACACATG AACGCCTCTCCCCTGCACCTGAAGTCATGGAGTTCCCACCCAAAAGACAGGAGAAGCAG atgaaagCAGCAAGAGCCAAGTTCAATTTCCAGGCTCAGTCCCCCAA GGAACTGTCTCTACAGAAGGGAGATATTGTTTACATCCTCAGGCAGGTAGACGCTAACTGGTTTGAAGGAGAGCATCATGGGAGAGCCGGTATCTTCCCCACAACCTATGTGGAG ATTGTCCCTCCTACAGAGAAGCCCACACCCATCAAGTCTCCCACCATCCAGGTGCTGGATTACGGACAGGCAGTGGCTCTGTTCACCTTCAATGCAGACCTGCCTGTTGAGCTGTCCTTCCGTAAA GGCGAGGTGATCAGTGTAACCAGGCGTGTGGATGACAGGTGGTTGGAGGGCCGGGTACCAGGGACTACCAGGAGTGGCATCTTCCCCACCAACTATGTCCAGGTTAACAAGTTGCCCCGCACCAAATCATCCTCTGACGACTACCCAGTTTGCCCCATGTCACCCACATCCCCAGAGCCAATGAGTCCAGGGCGTCCTCTACACTCACCCTGCTCTCCTTTGACCCGCTCGCCTCGGAGTCTGACCCCCTCCTCCCGCAGCCCTGAACCAGGATTTTCCCCCCTGAAGCCATCCTCACCCATATCCCATGGGACAGTAGCTTCCCATTCACGTTCATCCCTCCAGCCCTCACTATCTAAAGAAgcacccaatcactggccacacCCCACTTCTGGGCCTGCCTCCCCCACCCCCCAGAGCAACCACTGGGGAGGAGCACAACCGGCTTTGCACAACTCCATTGGCAGAGCTGATTCACCATCCAATCAGATGTCCCCATCTGCCCACAGGGGAGGAGCAGCCCCGAACAACATCCCCAAAACAAAAACGACCAACAATGCTGGCTCAACAGTAGTGCAACGCCAACC ATACAAAGCAGTTTACAACTACAACCCACAGAACAGAGATGAGCTGGAACTGAGAGAGGGGGACATCATACAAGTGATGGAGAAGTGTGATGATGGCTGGTTTGTAG GTACGTCAGAAAGGACACATGCCTTTGGGACTTTCCCAGGGAACTATGTCACAGCAGTGTAA